One Pichia kudriavzevii chromosome 3, complete sequence genomic window carries:
- a CDS encoding uncharacterized protein (PKUD0C06305) — MILISKALIMNAAQQSFNSLLQAYLSQTPQMDQNVDKRRIEVLLQINTILLYKCIGLQQFILNQQNTSLPDYPARKELYNNYLKRIHYNLSCLASINDIYSSNPSSKRNYVLPQIVYPPQECPELYDHYKTLNQLYPEAIPFYQKKISLARQQQQQQQQQQERQQQGTTNGFPQFNLGINPYMQGNGVKKPYTQQNNVLQTQHVSQQVQSPNNVISTSNVASNMSTEWGQRKPSAGFQEPIVSQPFNITSNFNHVNGNRNDFTFQKEQQQQQQRNFTMEQPQRRSSNNTSHSMTPQMTPQAILQQGMASNHSTTPNQQMHQSQGLNPILSPEQILSRVQQTGQMGQQQIKNAYNNPQHTSQQFMSQVSSNTQNSNFNQMDSNFMSGW; from the coding sequence ATGATCCTTATCTCTAAGGCGTTAATCATGAATGCGGCACAACAGTCGTTCAATTCTTTGCTCCAAGCATATCTTTCCCAAACCCCGCAAATGGATCAAAATGTCGATAAAAGACGGATTGAAGTGTTATTGCAAATAAACACCATACTTTTATATAAGTGTATTGGCTTGCAGCAGTTTATATTGAACCAACAAAATACCAGTTTACCTGATTATCCAGCACGCAAAGAATTATACAATAAttatttgaagagaatACATTACAATTTATCTTGTCTCGCATCAATTAATGACATTTATTCTAGTAATCCATCATCTAAAAGAAATTATGTTTTACCACAAATAGTATACCCACCTCAGGAATGCCCCGAATTATACGATCATTATAAAACTCTAAACCAACTCTACCCAGAGGCAAttccattttatcaaaagaaGATTTCACTTGCCagacaacaacaacaacaacaacaacaacaacaagagcGGCAACAGCAAGGTACCACTAATGGTTTTCCACAATTCAATTTGGGAATAAACCCATATATGCAAGGTAATGGAGTGAAGAAGCCATACACACAGCAAAATAATGTTTTACAAACGCAGCATGTATCCCAACAGGTACAATCACCAAATAATGTCATATCTACTAGCAACGTGGCCAGCAACATGAGTACCGAGTGGGGACAAAGAAAACCGTCTGCTGGATTTCAAGAGCCAATAGTATCACAACCTTTCAATATTACCTCAAATTTTAATCATGTAAATGGGAATAGAAACGATTTTACTTTCCAAAAGgaacaacagcaacagcagcaacgAAATTTCACTATGGAACAACCACAAAGGAGATCATCCAATAATACGTCACATTCTATGACTCCACAAATGACACCACAAGCTATCCTTCAACAAGGCATGGCTTCTAATCACTCGACCACACCTAATCAGCAGATGCATCAGAGCCAAGGTTTGAATCCAATACTGAGTCCAGAGCAAATATTGTCGAGGGTGCAGCAAACTGGACAAATGGGACAACAGCAGATAAAGAATGCATATAATAACCCACAACACACGTCACAGCAATTTATGAGCCAGGTGTCCTCAAATACTCAAAACTCCAATTTTAATCAAATGGACTCTAACTTCATGAGTGGTTGGTAA